The following proteins come from a genomic window of Bactrocera tryoni isolate S06 chromosome 1, CSIRO_BtryS06_freeze2, whole genome shotgun sequence:
- the LOC120766879 gene encoding uridine phosphorylase 1-like — protein sequence MDLASPSCGCMSTTEHSSECPTGFIRNPHIARMDEDFLYHLGLGTKTHNLPEMFGDVKFVIVGGTPKRMENLAKYLLNEIKHKLPVGTQLSDLTGAADRYSMYKAGPIICVNHGMGNPSISILLHELIKLVHHAKCKNPVFIRLGTCGGLGVPGGTVVISDGVLNDKLNAEHEFKILGNVVPRPTKLDANLAQELKAVASPSDGFQTVIGKTYCADDFYEGQGRLDGAFCDYQEADKMRWLNMLQQRGVVNIEMESSMFAALTHNAGLKAGIICAAIVNRLNGDQITETKETLGEWQERPAKLLARYIRRQLGV from the exons ATGGATCTAGCTTCGCCGAGTTGTGGTTGTAT GTCAACAACAGAACATTCATCCGAATGCCCAACAGGTTTCATACGTAATCCTCATATCGCTCGTATGGATGAAGATTTCCTTTATCATCTTGGTTTGGGTACGAAAACACACAATTTGCCAGAAATGTTCGGCGATGTGAAG TTCGTCATCGTAGGTGGCACACCGAAACGTATGGAAAATCTTGCCAAATATCTGTTAAACGAAATAAAACACAAGCTACCCGTTGGCACACAATTGTCTGACTTAACCGGCGCCGCAGATCGTTACTCCATGTACAAGGCAGGACCGATTATTTGTGTCAACCATGGCATGGGCAATCCCTCGATTAGTATATTACTGCATGAATTGATTAAGCTCGTACATCATGCGAAATGTAAGAACCCGGTTTTCATACGACTGGGAACTTGTGGCGGTTTAGGTGTACCGGGTGGCACCGTTGTCATTTCCGATGGTGTGCTCAATGACAAATTGAATGCCGAACATGAATTC AAAATTTTGGGCAATGTTGTGCCGCGACCCACTAAACTAGATGCTAATTTGGCGCAAGAGCTCAAGGCAGTAGCGAGCCCAAGCGATGGCTTTCAAACGGTTATAGGCAAGACTTATTGCGCCGATGACTTCTATGAAG GACAAGGCCGTTTGGATGGCGCATTTTGTGATTACCAAGAAGCGGACAAGATGAGATGGTTAAATATGCTGCAGCAAAGAGGTGTAGTAAACATCGAAATGGAGAGCTCCATGTTTGCAGCGCTGACCCACAATGCCGGCCTTAAAGCGGGTATAATCTGCGCGGCCATAGTGAATCGGCTGAACGGTGATCAG ATTACAGAAACTAAAGAGACGCTCGGCGAGTGGCAAGAGCGTCCAGCTAAGCTACTAGCTCGTTACATACGCCGACAGCTGGGTGTTTAG
- the LOC120766878 gene encoding filamin-A isoform X4 has product MHFSWLAEKKESPEATWEEHTYFYRPNYYKITVSERDHIERATVYFNETIIEENEALSGCDFLPLNFLSSFYIVTHQAEVKMPSGKVDKPVIQDNRDGTVSIKYEPKEEGTHELVVKYNGEPVQGSPFKFHVDSITSGYVTAYGPGLTHGVTGEPANFTISTKGASAGGLTMAVEGPSKADINYHDNKDGTVSVQYLPTAPGEYQISVRFGDKHIKGSPYFAKITGEGRKRNQISVGSCSEVTMPGEITDDDLRALNASIQAPSGLEEPCFLKRMPTGNIGISFTPREIGVHMVSVKRMGTHITNSPFKVDVCEREVGDAKKVKVSGTGLTEGKTHIENVFAVDTRNAGYGGLSVSIEGPSKAEIQCTDKDDGTLNISYMPTEPGYYIVNLKFADHHVEGSPFTVKVTGEGSNRKREKIQRERDAVPVTEIGSKCKLTFKMPGITSFDLMACVTSPSNVTEDAEIQEVEDGLYSVHFIPKELGVHTVSVRYKDMHIPGSPFQFTVGPLRDSGSHLVKAGGSGLERGIVGESAEFNVWTREAGGGSLAISVEGPSKAEIDFKDRKDGSCDVSYKVTEPGEYRIGLKFNDRHIPDSPFKVYISPDAGDAHKLEVQQFPQGNIQADAPYQFMVRKNGAKGTLDAKIVAPSGTDDDCFIQSIDSEMYSVRFYPRENGIHAIHVKFNGVHIPGSPFRIKVGKDVADPAAVHATGAGLDEVKTGHKADFIINTCNAGVGTLTVSIDGPSKVAMDCTEVEEGYKVRYTPLLPGDHYISIKYNHMHIVGSPFKVNCIGDKLADEGAQETSTVSVETVQKLAKGGKNVGVHMPTFKSDASKITSKGMGLKKAYMGKQNNFTVNATDAGNNMLFVGMYGPKGPCEEFNVKHTGRNNFNVNYMVRDRGQYILIVKWGEEHIPGSPFQIDV; this is encoded by the exons ATGCACTTCAGTTGGTTGgccgaaaagaaagaaagtcCCGAAGCCACTTGGGAAGAGCACACTTATTTTTATCGTCCCAACTATTATAAGATAACGGTCTCAGAACGCGATCACATCGAACGCGCCACTGTGTACTTCAATGAGACCATCATAGAGGAGAATGAAGCATTGAGCGGTTGCGACTTCTTGCCACTAAATTTCTTATCTTCATTCTACATAGTAACGCATCAAG CCGAAGTCAAAATGCCCAGCGGTAAAGTTGACAAGCCTGTCATTCAAGACAATCGTGATGGTACAGTGTCAATCAAATATGAACCCAAGGAGGAGGGCACACACGAGCTGGTCGTGAAATACAATGGCGAGCCCGTACAAG GTTCACCTTTCAAATTCCACGTTGATTCCATTACATCTGGTTATGTGACTGCCTACGGACCAGGTCTGACCCATGGTGTTACCGGTGAGCCCGCTAACTTTACCATTTCAACTAAGGGCGCCAGCGCTGGGGGACTCACCATGGCAGTGGAGGGACCCAGCAAGGCTGAT ATCAACTACCATGACAACAAAGACGGTACGGTGTCGGTACAATATCTGCCCACTGCCCCTGGTGAATATCAAATCTCCGTACGTTTCGGTGACAAACATATCAAGGGTTCACCGTACTTTGCCAAAATTACCGGTGAGGGTCGCAAACGTAATCAAATTTCGGTCGGTTCCTGTTCGGAGGTCACCATGCCCGGTGAGATTACCGATGATGATTTGCGCGCATTAAACGCTTCCATACAAGCGCCAAGTGGTTTGGAGGAACCGTGTTTCCTTAAGCGCATGCCTACCGGTAACATTGGTATCTCGTTTACACCACGTGAGATCGGTGTGCATATGGTGTCGGTGAAGCGCATGGGCACACATATTACCAACTCGCCATTCAAGGTCGATGTTTGCGAACGCGAGGTGGGCGATGCAAAGAAAGTTAAGGTTTCCGGTACGGGTTTGACGGAGGGTAAAACACACATCGAGAATGTTTTCGCCGTGGATACACGCAATGCCGGTTATGGTGGTCTGTCCGTATCAATTGAGGGTCCTAGCAAAGCGGAAATCCAATGTACCGATAAAGATGATGGTACCCTAAATATTTCATACATGCCCACGGAGCCAGGCTACTATATTGTGAATCTGAAATTCGCCGATCATCACGTCGAAGGCTCACCGTTCACTGTAAAGGTCACTGGTGAGGGTAGCAATCGTAAACGTGAGAAGATCCAACGTGAACGCGATGCTGTGCCGGTGACCGAGATCGGCAGCAAGTGCAAGTTGACTTTTAAGATGCCCGGTATCACATCGTTCGACCTAATGGCCTGTGTAACTTCGCCAAGCAATGTGACTGAAGATGCCGAGATTCAAGAAGTTGAGGATGGACTCTACTCAGTGCATTTTATACCGAAGGAGTTGGGCGTACACACCGTTTCCGTGCGCTACAAGGACATGCACATCCCCGGCTCACCGTTCCAGTTTACAGTAGGTCCTTTACGCGATTCTGGCAGCCATTTGGTTAAGGCCGGCGGTTCGGGCTTGGAGCGCGGTATCGTTGGCGAATCAGCTGAGTTCAATGTATGGACACGTGAAGCTGGTGGTGGCTCGCTGGCCATCTCCGTAGAAGGTCCCAGCAAAGCTGAAATCGACTTTAAAGATCGCAAGGATGGTTCATGCGATGTCTCCTATAAGGTTACCGAGCCCGGTGAATATCGTATCGGCTTGAAATTCAATGATCGCCACATACCTGACTCACCATTCAAAGTATACATTTCCCCCGACGCCGGTGATGCGCACAAATTGGAAGTGCAACAGTTCCCACAAG GCAACATCCAAGCCGATGCTCCCTATCAATTCATGGTACGTAAGAACGGCGCCAAGGGCACACTCGACGCCAAGATCGTTGCACCATCTGGCACCGACGACGATTGCTTCATTCAAAGCATCGACAGCGAAATGTATTCGGTACGTTTCTATCCACGTGAGAACGGCATTCATGCCATACACGTCAAGTTCAACGGCGTACACATACCCGGTTCACCATTCAGAATCAAGGTTGGCAAGGATGTGGCCGATCCAGCTGCCGTACACGCCACCGGCGCCGGTTTGGATGAAGTAAAGACTGGCCACAAGGCCGATTTTATTATAAACACCTGCAATGCCGGTGTCGGCACGCTAACCGTTTCGATTGACGGCCCCTCAAAGGTTGCCATGGACTGTACCGAAGTGGAGGAGGGCTACAAAGTGCGCTACACACCACTGTTGCCGGGCGATCACTATATTTCAATCAAATACAATCACATGCATATTGTCGGCTCACCGTTCAAGGTGAACTGTATCG GCGACAAACTGGCCGATGAGGGCGCACAGGAAACCTCCACCGTGTCTGTTGAGACGGTACAGAAGTTGGCCAAGGGCGGCAAGAACGTCGGTGTACATATGCCCACCTTCAAATCGGACGCCTCCAAAATCACATCCAAGGGCATGGGCTTGAAGAAGGCCTATATGGGCAAGCAGAATAACTTCACGGTGAACGCCACAGATGCCGGCAACAACATGCTCTTCGTAGGCATGTACGGTCCGAAAGGTCCATGCGAGGAATTCAATGTCAAGCACACCGGCCGCAACAATTTCAACGTGAACTATATGGTGCGCGATCGCGGTCAATATATACTAATAGTCAAATGGGGCGAAGAACATATTCCCGGCTCCCCATTCCAAATCGATGTCTAG